The proteins below are encoded in one region of Tamandua tetradactyla isolate mTamTet1 chromosome 9, mTamTet1.pri, whole genome shotgun sequence:
- the FANCD2OS gene encoding FANCD2 opposite strand protein codes for MAGYQLWSPWTPLDESFQWLRHTTPTPSSKHPFRASPCFPHTPSDLEVQLCFQEVTLVLDSPFLETGVSPKLPCHTSELRAMNNKKGLLRKPQPVRLNGVDSVFGRVITAQPPKWTGTFRVSDKSAFCKIISREHQWPTGLKEPQIQMTVTMCKQMLRSILLLYATYKKCTFALQHSK; via the coding sequence ATGGCGGGATACCAGCTCTGGTCACCATGGACCCCACTGGACGAGAGTTTCCAATGGCTGCGGCACACAACACCCACACCCTCTTCCAAGCACCCTTTTAGGGCCTCTCCCTGCTTCCCACATACTCCTTCTGACCTTGAAGTGCAGCTGTGCTTTCAAGAGGTCACTCTAGTCCTAGACAGCCCATTCCTGGAAACTGGGGTGAGTCCCAAATTACCCTGCCACACGTCAGAGCTCCGGGCTATGAACAACAAGAAAGGGCTGTTAAGGAAGCCCCAGCCTGTCCGTCTCAATGGGGTGGATTCTGTGTTTGGGAGGGTTATCACAGCCCAGCCACCAAAGTGGACTGGGACCTTCAGAGTGTCAGACAAGTCAGCCTTTTGCAAAATCATCAGCCGGGAACACCAGTGGCCCACTGGACTTAAGGAGCCTCAAATTCAGATGACAGTGACCATGTGCAAACAAATGCTGCGTTCTATCCTCTTGTTATATGCAACATACAAGAAGTGCACCTTTGCCTTGCAGCACTCCAAGTAA